One window of Aerococcus tenax genomic DNA carries:
- a CDS encoding NAD(P)-dependent oxidoreductase, with amino-acid sequence MKIGFIGLGVMGKSMASHLIQAGYSLNVYNRTAKKAQPLIDLGAQWLDSPSQIAEQSDLVFTILGYPHDVEDVYLGEAGLFSACRSGQIFVEMTTSSPSLAAKLYREGKELGVSVLDAPVTGGDIGAQEGRLTTLVGGDEEILAQIKPVLVSFCQQIEYFGPAGKGQDAKMANQIMIAGTMTGMCEALAYAKNNNLNLDQVIQTLNSGAAANFSLAQYGPRILKNDYSPGFFVKHFIKDLRIALEVAEKEELKLPGTQLAYDLYQKLTHQFSEDDGIQALIKLWWG; translated from the coding sequence ATGAAAATCGGTTTTATCGGCTTAGGTGTTATGGGAAAATCGATGGCCAGTCATTTAATCCAAGCAGGTTATTCCCTTAATGTTTACAATCGAACTGCAAAAAAGGCCCAGCCCTTAATTGACTTGGGGGCTCAGTGGCTTGATTCCCCGAGTCAGATCGCTGAACAATCTGATTTAGTGTTCACTATTTTAGGTTATCCCCACGATGTCGAGGATGTTTACCTAGGAGAAGCAGGGCTCTTTTCAGCTTGCCGGTCCGGGCAAATCTTTGTCGAAATGACTACTTCTAGTCCAAGTCTAGCGGCTAAACTTTACCGAGAGGGAAAAGAACTTGGCGTGAGTGTTTTAGATGCGCCGGTAACGGGCGGGGACATTGGAGCCCAAGAAGGGCGCTTAACGACTTTAGTTGGCGGAGATGAAGAAATTTTAGCTCAAATCAAACCCGTTTTAGTAAGTTTTTGCCAACAGATAGAGTACTTTGGACCTGCGGGTAAGGGGCAAGACGCTAAGATGGCTAATCAAATCATGATTGCTGGAACCATGACTGGGATGTGTGAGGCACTGGCCTATGCGAAAAATAATAACTTGAACTTGGACCAAGTGATTCAAACCTTGAACAGTGGAGCAGCTGCGAATTTCTCCCTGGCCCAATATGGCCCCCGTATTCTTAAAAATGACTATAGTCCAGGCTTCTTCGTTAAACACTTTATCAAGGACCTAAGAATTGCCCTTGAAGTCGCTGAAAAAGAAGAGCTCAAACTTCCCGGAACCCAACTGGCCTATGACCTCTATCAAAAATTGACCCATCAATTTAGTGAAGATGATGGGATCCAAGCCTTGATTAAATTGTGGTGGGGCTAG
- a CDS encoding HdeD family acid-resistance protein encodes MNENQQGVKWGELIVGIIFIILAIISFRNPGVSLVSLIYFYAAGAIVSGIVNLYTRHQLRQVSDQNYTVMLIVGILNLIIGVILFFNVEIGFLTIPFLVAIWFISEGIGLLTSSSLVGFVSPVGRGLSIFLGIVGIIVAISIFFNPLSAYFTVVFLIGAYFLFSGIAHIIRAL; translated from the coding sequence ATGAATGAAAATCAACAAGGCGTAAAATGGGGCGAACTTATTGTAGGAATTATTTTTATTATCCTGGCCATTATTAGTTTTAGAAATCCGGGAGTAAGCTTAGTAAGCTTAATTTACTTTTATGCAGCCGGAGCGATTGTTTCTGGGATCGTGAACCTCTATACTCGCCATCAATTACGCCAAGTTAGTGACCAAAACTATACAGTCATGTTAATTGTGGGAATTTTGAATTTAATTATCGGGGTTATTTTATTTTTCAATGTGGAAATCGGTTTCCTAACCATTCCTTTCCTAGTAGCCATTTGGTTTATTTCTGAAGGAATCGGACTTCTAACTTCCAGCTCCCTAGTTGGTTTTGTGAGTCCCGTAGGTCGAGGCCTCTCCATTTTCCTAGGCATTGTTGGGATTATCGTTGCTATTTCGATCTTCTTTAATCCCCTATCTGCCTACTTTACAGTAGTCTTCTTGATTGGGGCTTACTTCTTATTCTCCGGTATTGCCCACATTATCCGGGCCTTATAG
- a CDS encoding TetR/AcrR family transcriptional regulator — MVNRKVSSSQEILKVALQLVQEEGIQAVNMRRLANRCQISLGVLYNYFEDKNDLLLQTVAAVWRDILIPDQADHLNRSSQPLSQAFLTLYQLFSAGAKKYPHFFSQHTLVFSQSQKGQANAQMDRYIKHLKGYLVQCLEDDPDIRNQAFEKHSADQVVDFLFAIFINQVMQGKLDMELFTDFIDRYLYDH; from the coding sequence GTGGTTAATCGCAAAGTCAGTTCAAGTCAAGAAATTTTAAAAGTTGCCTTACAATTGGTCCAAGAAGAGGGGATCCAAGCAGTCAATATGCGCCGTTTAGCCAATCGCTGTCAAATATCTTTAGGGGTCTTATATAACTACTTTGAAGATAAGAATGACTTATTGTTGCAAACTGTGGCAGCAGTCTGGCGGGATATTTTAATTCCTGATCAAGCTGACCACCTCAATCGGTCCAGCCAGCCCTTATCTCAAGCCTTTTTGACCCTTTACCAGTTATTTTCTGCGGGGGCCAAGAAGTACCCCCATTTCTTCTCCCAACATACCTTGGTCTTTTCTCAATCACAAAAGGGACAAGCTAATGCCCAAATGGATCGCTACATCAAGCATTTAAAAGGCTATCTCGTCCAATGCTTAGAAGATGATCCGGACATTCGCAACCAGGCCTTTGAGAAACACTCAGCAGACCAAGTTGTTGACTTTCTTTTTGCTATTTTTATTAATCAAGTGATGCAGGGAAAGCTGGATATGGAGCTCTTCACTGACTTTATCGATCGTTATCTTTATGACCATTAA
- the gorA gene encoding glutathione-disulfide reductase, whose protein sequence is MERFDYIVIGGGSAGIASANRAAEYGAKTLIIEKDEVGGTCVNRGCVPKKGMWYGAHILELLRDYAPDYGIDAPLKNFDFQTLKKHRDEYIDRVHNSYFKGFESRGTHYKKGYAKFVEDHIVEVDGEQFYGEHISVLTGGRPALPEGIPGIDLVDVSDDVFNWEELPDSLLIVGAGYIAVEMAGMLQEFGVDVTLAVRHETPLRHYEPKITESLMENMKNQGITVLSNHNVTKIEKTADGAFKTTFKEDDEVLSDRVLYAIGRQPNTENLGLENTSIELTDKGYIKVDDYHNTTANKVYAFGDVIGKVELTPVAIKVGRTLSDHLFNGQDPFYLDYNMVPSIVFAHPPIITMGYTEEAAKQAFEGQKITTYDTNFTSMISGMTSNRESIYMKLVCLGDEEKIIGLHGIGFGADEMLQGFAVAISMGATKKQFDQTIALHPTGAEEFVTMR, encoded by the coding sequence ATGGAAAGATTTGATTATATAGTTATCGGTGGGGGAAGTGCTGGGATTGCTTCTGCTAACCGGGCAGCCGAATATGGAGCTAAGACCCTCATCATTGAAAAAGATGAAGTCGGCGGTACCTGTGTCAACCGAGGCTGTGTTCCTAAAAAAGGCATGTGGTACGGGGCTCATATTCTGGAATTACTAAGAGACTATGCTCCTGATTACGGCATTGATGCGCCCTTGAAGAACTTTGATTTTCAAACTTTGAAAAAACACCGGGATGAATATATTGACCGGGTCCACAATTCTTACTTCAAAGGCTTTGAAAGTCGGGGCACCCACTACAAAAAGGGTTATGCCAAGTTTGTTGAAGACCATATTGTGGAAGTGGATGGAGAACAATTTTACGGCGAACATATTAGTGTTCTCACCGGTGGCCGTCCTGCCTTACCTGAAGGGATTCCTGGCATTGACTTAGTGGATGTGAGTGACGATGTCTTTAACTGGGAGGAATTACCAGACTCCTTACTAATTGTGGGCGCTGGTTATATTGCTGTAGAAATGGCCGGTATGCTGCAAGAATTTGGGGTAGATGTGACCTTGGCGGTTCGCCATGAAACGCCTCTGCGTCACTATGAACCTAAAATCACTGAATCCTTAATGGAAAATATGAAAAATCAGGGCATTACCGTGCTCAGCAACCATAACGTAACCAAAATTGAGAAAACGGCAGATGGTGCCTTTAAAACCACTTTCAAAGAAGATGATGAAGTCCTTAGTGACCGGGTGCTTTATGCCATTGGTCGTCAACCGAATACAGAAAACCTTGGTTTAGAAAACACCTCTATCGAGTTAACCGATAAGGGTTACATCAAGGTCGATGACTACCATAATACGACCGCGAACAAGGTCTATGCCTTTGGGGATGTGATTGGCAAGGTGGAATTAACTCCTGTAGCCATTAAGGTGGGGCGGACCCTATCAGATCATCTATTTAATGGTCAGGATCCCTTCTATTTAGACTATAATATGGTGCCTTCCATTGTTTTTGCCCACCCACCAATTATTACCATGGGCTACACCGAGGAAGCTGCTAAGCAAGCTTTTGAAGGACAAAAGATTACCACTTATGACACCAACTTTACCTCAATGATTTCAGGAATGACCTCTAACCGGGAAAGTATTTATATGAAGTTGGTTTGCCTAGGTGATGAAGAGAAAATCATTGGTCTTCATGGAATTGGTTTTGGTGCTGATGAAATGTTACAAGGCTTTGCAGTGGCTATCTCAATGGGGGCGACGAAGAAGCAATTCGATCAAACCATTGCCCTCCATCCAACTGGAGCAGAAGAATTTGTTACTATGCGTTAA
- a CDS encoding O-antigen ligase family protein has translation MTYLLEDGKAFLPGAIQSILMTILLVSLFFPFYITIVVFGVVFTLLLATGMLSAKHWPDDPLITSLFSFPFYAFLISIVHENWVGGLISVGLLIALIYSIYYTKQVRPDYLTEIVNITLIASIIIFIFTLLEHFDIISEWDYTFISPAMNKVHPDRVEATFFNPNYFAMMLEFFIVIAMYRMKTTKHLAKKLTCLFLIACNLLAIVYTGCRTSAIVIIGASYVFFYVIGYKKTAIYSLLGLSILGLIAWGMGLMPRFDDLAYAFSDRFDIWQTGWQAFKDNVWFGQGPLTYMHVYSEYTTKYTQHAHNIFLDTLLSYGIIGSSLLVYPLYRLGRMLNEMRRYSSIRPELALICSLLSVVLIHGLTDVTIFWIQTAGLLMAIVLVGPNLLKTAKEKANQLEE, from the coding sequence GTGACTTACTTGCTAGAAGATGGCAAAGCCTTCTTACCAGGAGCAATTCAATCCATACTGATGACCATCTTATTGGTCAGCCTGTTCTTTCCATTTTATATAACCATTGTTGTTTTTGGGGTCGTTTTTACCTTGTTGTTGGCCACCGGAATGCTCTCGGCCAAACACTGGCCAGATGACCCTTTAATCACAAGTTTATTTTCCTTCCCTTTTTATGCCTTTTTAATCTCTATTGTGCATGAAAATTGGGTGGGTGGACTGATCTCAGTTGGTTTATTAATTGCCCTTATTTATTCGATTTACTATACGAAACAGGTTCGACCAGACTATCTAACCGAAATCGTAAACATTACTTTAATTGCAAGTATTATCATTTTTATTTTTACACTCTTAGAGCACTTTGATATCATCTCAGAATGGGATTATACCTTTATCTCTCCTGCCATGAATAAGGTGCACCCTGACCGGGTAGAGGCCACATTTTTTAACCCGAATTATTTCGCTATGATGCTAGAATTCTTTATCGTTATCGCCATGTATCGAATGAAGACTACTAAGCATTTAGCTAAAAAATTGACCTGTCTCTTTTTAATTGCTTGTAATTTACTAGCCATTGTCTATACCGGCTGCCGAACCAGTGCCATCGTGATTATAGGCGCCTCTTATGTTTTCTTTTATGTGATCGGCTATAAGAAAACCGCCATCTACTCCCTACTAGGTCTCAGTATCTTAGGACTGATCGCTTGGGGGATGGGTCTTATGCCACGCTTTGACGACTTAGCTTATGCCTTTTCCGACCGCTTCGACATCTGGCAAACCGGCTGGCAGGCCTTTAAGGATAACGTCTGGTTTGGCCAAGGGCCCTTGACCTATATGCATGTATACAGTGAATACACTACTAAGTATACCCAGCATGCCCATAATATTTTCCTAGATACGCTCTTATCCTATGGTATCATCGGGTCGAGCCTCCTGGTTTATCCCCTTTACCGGCTAGGAAGGATGCTCAATGAGATGCGGCGATATTCAAGTATCCGCCCCGAACTGGCATTAATCTGTAGTTTGCTTAGTGTGGTATTAATTCACGGCCTAACCGATGTGACGATCTTTTGGATCCAAACCGCTGGCTTACTGATGGCCATTGTATTAGTCGGTCCTAACCTCCTTAAGACAGCCAAGGAAAAAGCAAATCAATTAGAAGAATAG
- a CDS encoding Ig-like domain-containing protein, which produces MVGKNNYQVKKEKQGNKFYRYSIKRLSVGVASVAVAAGLLFAGDAAVVQAATEEVNTSEEVSTPAEASESSVEEAAPLTEDAPVVEAPAVEEETLAETPAESEEGPAVSEEAPAENASEEEAADQPVDADKEEEKVSPVTYAAEPSETETPAENQPGEEASNNQKKVDAIDADAIANGYIKSGTDMSNAANTLSGRAWIADKGLPSTMANGLTPVAEGTDVYMQWIDTDGAVSPLYRAQTTNQLSQVDGSQAGPGAYAFDLRDAWIDANGVEHKYSAKGAQYYRLWIPDYFDPDTGNRVTMFRQAGGFFPGSFVGSATNSNLGQFPLLGTNMQRTGIYMIEQGGAYMHRPESEWVEDPEGPINNPAVLGRSNNSVSGRVWLETGAGDKANSATGPNKNSRDVEAAGYKVVASYLSKEGSAAYESAVNSLPQNQRAKAAKDFLLNNPDAIQETKYAYTNEDGRYSIRFDNKKMDENNTEYMYMQIFDRDGNLVNAYNGFTTPVFRSPAENQSFVPQAVPGSETAGYIRGPYGWYNVNHAVVPNVVIDLEITNFNDTDKPAGLNDTAKADLRGAQLPPAGFNNKIVWYNEEGDVLKETPVSQLVAGTDDTYDLPKTIEEAQQLKLRDGEIIRAVFESGGNQLAADSFIVKYKDANLHQPIYKETAVDFGKEAKVDAPSFVKLADDGTEAPVETSEVPLSKDPAQPAFAITTPTRGASIDPNTGAITIPASETSKTPGETIEVPVTVTYEDGSQDQVTAPVKVSAPDVIDRTGKEDEATPDGYHRVTLTPAEGVVDFGKKAYDVKDQAKLSPDHIPSLSAEENYENPQWNEDPSQVITGPKGFVASATPVTPADTTAPTITVSAKDIQATEGQAIDPVSVTTDDPEATVTVDGLPDGLTYNPETKQIEGTVPAGTVQWADDQDESRDFPATVKATDPAGNEATEPIKVTVLRDTDGDGQADQNDEDDDNDGIPDKDDDASKVWDGLDAKTTDTTATNGQEVPANTKVVTPNKPGAKVNTPAPVDGLSVDENGNLVGTPNVDFQPGESEKVVEIPVEITSTGTGQKDDQGQPTDEAIQRTVKVTVTNPNPAETPAESSVEVTPKSQNALEGKDITPVTPQADNVPEGGSVKVTIDGQDTYPGLTVDPESGQVTGQPEITDWAPEEETRTITVTAEVQDKDGNPVRDGDGNPVKAESTITIYRDTDKDGQPDKDTGMPQDPNNPSVPGINQGDKDDDNDGWTDQDEKDRGTDPKDETDFPQVTEPGAENEPGKDTTTVTGKTTPNTDVEVKDKDGNTIGTGTSDDQGNVKIDVPKQNPGDKVTINPGKKDDQGNFKPVTDDQGKPQGGAETVVKETPQITNPGAKNDPDSDQTKVTGKTTVPNSTVEVKDKDGNTIGTGTSDENGDFTIDVPRQNPGDKVSVIPSKDYTNPDGSTETRTGDPVETTVTEDAPAVVSVEVTPKSQNALEGKDITPVTPQADNVPEGGSVKVTIDGKDTYPGLTVDPETGPVTGQPQITDWAPEEETRTITVEVSVLDKDGKPVTDTDGNPVTAESTITVYRDTDKDGQPDKDTGMPEDPNNPNVPGIDQGDKDDDNDGWTDKEEKDRGTDPKNEDSFPRVTEPGAENQPGQDTTTVTGKTTPNTDVEVKDKDGNTIGTGTSDDQGNIKIDVPKQNPGDKISIVPGKKDDQGNFKPVTDDNGNPQGGAETVVKETPQITNPGAKNEPGSDKTTVTGKTTVPNTTIEVKDKDGNTIGTGTSDDNGDFTIEVPRQGNGDTITIIPSKDYTNPDGTVETRTGDPVKTTVTTTGRPSVKQDKDIYEPEYKPGSGQPGDKVEVGEPIFRDEDGKVVNPPAGTSFQPGAGETGISVDPETGAVVIDVPADAKPGDKIEKSVTVTYPDGSSETVIVTVTVEEKDGSGVTPVPTPQPQPEPQPEEQPEVEDEVKPDPEPESNDDPVKADDKTVSVKTQTPAKEDKSKTQAAPAQVHTQLPQTGAVAGLASSLALALIGTGSILALGKKKKED; this is translated from the coding sequence ATGGTTGGAAAAAATAACTACCAAGTGAAAAAGGAGAAGCAGGGCAATAAGTTCTATCGCTACTCCATTAAACGCTTAAGTGTAGGCGTGGCGTCTGTCGCTGTGGCAGCAGGCCTCTTGTTCGCGGGTGATGCAGCAGTTGTTCAAGCAGCAACTGAAGAAGTAAATACAAGTGAAGAAGTATCAACACCAGCAGAAGCGAGCGAAAGTTCTGTAGAGGAAGCAGCTCCCCTAACAGAAGATGCGCCTGTCGTTGAAGCGCCAGCTGTTGAAGAGGAAACTCTGGCTGAAACACCAGCAGAATCAGAAGAAGGTCCAGCAGTTTCTGAAGAAGCGCCTGCAGAAAATGCGTCTGAAGAAGAAGCCGCCGATCAACCGGTTGATGCTGATAAGGAAGAGGAAAAAGTTTCACCTGTAACTTATGCTGCTGAACCAAGCGAAACAGAGACCCCAGCTGAAAACCAGCCGGGCGAAGAAGCTAGCAACAATCAAAAGAAAGTTGATGCCATTGATGCGGACGCTATCGCTAACGGTTACATCAAATCCGGGACCGATATGTCTAACGCTGCCAATACCCTGTCAGGTCGTGCTTGGATTGCCGACAAAGGGCTGCCATCGACCATGGCCAATGGGTTGACACCCGTTGCAGAAGGTACCGATGTTTACATGCAGTGGATCGATACGGATGGTGCAGTTTCCCCACTTTACCGTGCTCAAACGACCAATCAATTATCACAAGTTGATGGGAGCCAAGCAGGGCCAGGGGCTTATGCTTTTGACTTAAGAGATGCCTGGATTGACGCCAATGGAGTGGAACATAAATATTCCGCTAAGGGTGCCCAATATTATCGCTTATGGATTCCAGACTATTTCGATCCAGATACCGGCAACCGGGTGACCATGTTCCGTCAAGCAGGGGGCTTCTTCCCAGGATCCTTTGTCGGTTCAGCGACTAATAGTAACCTAGGTCAGTTCCCACTACTCGGCACCAACATGCAGCGGACTGGGATCTATATGATTGAACAGGGCGGGGCTTACATGCACCGGCCTGAAAGTGAATGGGTAGAAGATCCAGAAGGCCCAATCAATAACCCAGCTGTTCTTGGTCGCAGCAACAATAGTGTGTCTGGTCGGGTTTGGCTAGAAACGGGTGCTGGCGACAAGGCCAATAGTGCAACCGGTCCGAATAAAAATAGTCGGGATGTTGAAGCGGCTGGCTACAAGGTGGTCGCTTCCTACTTGTCTAAGGAAGGCTCTGCCGCTTATGAATCAGCCGTTAACTCTTTACCACAAAACCAACGAGCTAAAGCAGCCAAAGACTTCTTGTTAAATAATCCCGACGCCATTCAAGAAACCAAGTATGCTTATACCAATGAAGATGGCCGTTATTCCATCCGATTTGACAACAAAAAAATGGATGAAAATAACACCGAATACATGTATATGCAGATCTTTGACCGGGATGGCAACTTGGTGAATGCCTATAATGGCTTCACAACGCCAGTCTTCAGAAGTCCAGCTGAGAATCAAAGTTTTGTCCCTCAAGCTGTTCCTGGATCTGAGACAGCAGGTTATATCCGTGGCCCATATGGTTGGTACAATGTCAACCATGCAGTGGTACCCAATGTCGTGATTGACCTCGAAATCACCAACTTCAACGATACCGATAAACCAGCCGGCTTGAATGATACCGCTAAAGCTGACTTGCGTGGGGCCCAATTACCACCAGCTGGCTTCAACAACAAGATTGTTTGGTATAACGAAGAAGGTGACGTCCTCAAAGAAACACCTGTCAGTCAATTAGTGGCTGGCACCGACGATACCTACGACTTGCCTAAGACCATCGAAGAAGCTCAGCAATTGAAGCTGCGAGATGGGGAAATCATCCGGGCAGTTTTCGAGTCAGGTGGCAACCAATTAGCTGCGGATTCCTTTATTGTGAAATACAAGGACGCTAACTTGCACCAACCAATCTATAAAGAAACAGCTGTTGACTTTGGCAAAGAAGCTAAGGTTGACGCCCCAAGCTTTGTGAAATTGGCTGATGACGGAACAGAAGCGCCAGTAGAAACTAGCGAAGTACCTCTATCTAAAGACCCCGCTCAACCTGCTTTCGCTATCACCACACCAACTCGTGGTGCATCCATCGATCCAAATACCGGTGCCATCACCATCCCAGCTTCTGAAACTTCTAAGACACCAGGGGAAACTATTGAAGTGCCTGTCACTGTGACTTATGAAGATGGCTCACAAGACCAAGTCACAGCTCCTGTTAAGGTATCGGCACCAGATGTGATCGACCGGACAGGTAAGGAAGATGAAGCAACGCCGGATGGCTACCACCGGGTGACTCTAACCCCAGCTGAGGGTGTGGTTGACTTTGGTAAGAAAGCTTACGATGTCAAAGACCAAGCCAAGCTTTCGCCAGACCATATTCCAAGCCTAAGCGCAGAGGAAAATTATGAAAACCCTCAATGGAATGAAGACCCAAGCCAAGTCATTACTGGACCTAAGGGTTTTGTCGCCAGTGCAACACCAGTCACTCCAGCCGACACCACCGCCCCAACCATCACCGTTTCCGCTAAGGATATCCAAGCGACAGAAGGGCAAGCAATCGATCCGGTTTCTGTAACCACCGATGACCCAGAAGCGACGGTAACAGTTGACGGCCTACCTGACGGATTGACTTACAACCCTGAGACCAAGCAGATCGAAGGGACGGTTCCAGCGGGTACGGTGCAATGGGCGGATGACCAAGATGAGTCCCGCGACTTCCCAGCAACCGTGAAGGCGACAGATCCAGCCGGCAATGAAGCGACTGAGCCAATCAAGGTGACGGTTCTTCGCGACACAGACGGTGACGGTCAAGCAGACCAAAACGATGAAGATGATGACAACGACGGCATTCCAGATAAGGACGACGATGCATCGAAAGTATGGGATGGCCTCGATGCTAAAACCACTGATACCACCGCAACTAACGGTCAAGAAGTGCCTGCCAATACTAAGGTGGTAACACCTAACAAACCAGGCGCTAAGGTGAACACACCAGCCCCAGTTGATGGCCTGTCAGTTGACGAGAACGGTAATTTAGTTGGTACACCAAACGTGGACTTCCAACCAGGTGAAAGCGAAAAAGTCGTTGAAATTCCTGTTGAAATCACCTCAACTGGTACTGGACAAAAAGATGATCAAGGTCAACCAACTGATGAGGCTATCCAACGGACTGTCAAAGTGACCGTAACCAATCCAAATCCTGCTGAAACACCAGCGGAATCCAGCGTGGAAGTGACGCCTAAATCACAAAACGCTCTGGAAGGTAAGGACATTACCCCAGTGACGCCGCAAGCGGACAATGTTCCAGAAGGCGGAAGCGTTAAAGTGACCATCGATGGACAAGACACTTATCCAGGTCTGACCGTTGATCCAGAATCCGGCCAAGTGACCGGCCAACCGGAAATCACCGACTGGGCGCCTGAAGAAGAAACTCGGACCATTACGGTAACTGCTGAAGTCCAAGACAAGGATGGCAATCCAGTTCGTGATGGCGATGGTAATCCAGTTAAGGCTGAATCGACCATCACCATTTACCGCGACACCGACAAGGATGGCCAACCTGACAAGGATACGGGTATGCCTCAAGATCCAAACAATCCTAGTGTCCCAGGCATCAACCAAGGCGACAAGGACGATGACAACGATGGCTGGACCGACCAAGATGAAAAAGATCGCGGCACCGATCCAAAAGATGAAACTGACTTCCCTCAAGTGACCGAACCCGGCGCTGAAAATGAACCCGGCAAGGACACCACCACGGTTACCGGCAAGACTACGCCAAACACCGATGTGGAAGTTAAGGATAAGGACGGCAACACCATCGGTACTGGTACTTCTGACGACCAAGGTAATGTCAAAATTGATGTACCTAAGCAAAATCCAGGCGATAAAGTAACCATCAATCCTGGTAAGAAAGATGACCAAGGCAACTTTAAGCCAGTTACTGACGACCAAGGTAAGCCTCAAGGTGGCGCTGAAACGGTAGTCAAGGAAACTCCACAAATCACCAATCCAGGGGCTAAGAACGATCCCGATTCAGACCAAACTAAGGTGACCGGTAAGACCACTGTTCCAAATTCCACCGTTGAAGTTAAAGACAAGGACGGCAATACTATCGGCACCGGTACCTCTGATGAAAACGGCGACTTTACTATCGACGTCCCTCGTCAAAACCCAGGCGACAAGGTTTCTGTCATCCCATCTAAGGACTACACCAACCCAGACGGCTCAACAGAAACACGGACCGGCGACCCTGTGGAAACCACCGTTACTGAAGACGCTCCAGCTGTAGTCAGTGTCGAAGTCACACCAAAATCACAAAACGCTCTGGAAGGTAAGGACATTACCCCAGTGACCCCACAAGCGGACAATGTCCCAGAAGGTGGAAGCGTTAAAGTGACCATCGATGGCAAAGACACTTATCCAGGTCTAACCGTGGACCCAGAAACTGGTCCAGTGACCGGTCAACCACAAATTACTGACTGGGCGCCTGAAGAAGAAACCCGGACCATTACCGTTGAAGTTTCTGTCCTAGATAAGGACGGCAAGCCTGTCACTGATACAGACGGTAACCCTGTGACCGCTGAATCAACCATCACCGTTTACCGCGACACCGATAAGGATGGCCAACCTGACAAGGATACGGGCATGCCAGAGGATCCAAACAATCCAAATGTTCCAGGCATCGACCAAGGCGACAAGGACGATGACAACGACGGCTGGACTGATAAAGAGGAAAAAGACCGCGGTACCGATCCGAAAAATGAAGACAGCTTCCCACGTGTTACCGAACCAGGTGCTGAAAACCAACCTGGCCAAGACACCACTACAGTGACTGGTAAAACTACGCCAAACACTGATGTAGAAGTCAAGGACAAGGATGGTAACACCATCGGTACCGGTACTTCTGACGACCAAGGTAATATTAAGATCGATGTACCAAAACAAAATCCTGGTGACAAGATTAGTATTGTTCCTGGTAAGAAGGATGACCAAGGCAACTTCAAGCCTGTCACAGACGACAATGGCAATCCTCAAGGTGGCGCTGAAACGGTCGTTAAGGAAACCCCACAAATTACCAATCCAGGGGCTAAGAACGAGCCTGGCTCAGACAAAACCACTGTCACCGGTAAGACCACCGTTCCAAATACGACCATTGAAGTCAAAGACAAGGACGGTAACACCATTGGCACCGGCACCTCTGACGATAATGGCGACTTTACCATCGAAGTGCCTCGTCAAGGAAATGGTGACACGATCACAATCATTCCATCTAAGGACTATACCAATCCAGATGGCACTGTCGAAACTCGGACCGGCGACCCTGTGAAGACCACTGTGACGACGACCGGCCGTCCAAGTGTCAAACAAGACAAGGATATCTACGAGCCTGAATATAAACCAGGTTCCGGTCAACCAGGCGACAAGGTTGAAGTCGGCGAACCTATCTTTAGAGACGAAGACGGCAAAGTGGTCAACCCACCAGCTGGCACCAGCTTCCAACCCGGCGCTGGCGAAACCGGCATCAGCGTTGATCCTGAAACTGGCGCGGTCGTTATCGACGTTCCAGCTGACGCCAAACCAGGCGATAAGATTGAAAAATCTGTCACCGTCACCTATCCTGATGGTTCAAGTGAAACGGTAATTGTTACGGTTACAGTAGAGGAAAAAGACGGCAGTGGTGTGACACCAGTACCAACACCTCAACCTCAACCTGAACCACAGCCAGAAGAACAACCTGAAGTTGAAGATGAAGTAAAACCTGATCCAGAGCCAGAATCCAATGACGACCCTGTTAAAGCAGACGATAAGACTGTTTCAGTTAAGACTCAAACTCCTGCAAAGGAAGATAAGAGCAAGACTCAAGCAGCGCCTGCCCAAGTGCATACCCAACTGCCTCAAACCGGCGCAGTTGCAGGGTTAGCAAGCTCATTAGCTCTAGCTCTGATCGGAACTGGTTCCATCCTTGCTTTAGGTAAAAAGAAAAAAGAAGACTAA